ACATTAAAATTTTATTAGAAGAATAAAAATGGAAGATAATACTTTAGAGAAAAAATATAACAAGTTCATTATTGCAGTTTCAATTGTAATTCCAGTTGTCGTGGCAATTTTATTTGGCGTTAAATTAAAAGATTTTGGTTTTAATGTAGAACCTTTATCATTTCTACCTCCAATTTATGCAACTACAAATGGTATTACTGCTGTTGTGTTAGTTTTGGCTGTTATGGCAATTAAGAGAGGAAATCAAAAATTACACGAAAGATTAATGACTTTTGCTATTGCATTGTCGGTTGCATTTTTGGTTATGTACGTAGCGTATCATATGACTTCAGATTCTACAAAATACGGAGGAGAGGGAGTATTGCGTTATGTGTATTTCTTTATTCTTGTAACGCATATTTTATTGTCAATTGCTATTATTCCACTTGTTTTGATTACTTATGTGAGAGCGCTTGCAAAACGTTTTGACAGACATAGAAAAATAGCTAAAATTACTTTCCCTCTTTGGTTATATGTAGCAGTAACGGGAGTGGTGGTTTACTTAATGATTTCTCCATATTATGTACACTAAAAAAAATAATTTTCAAATCGTGAAATCCAAATTTCAAGCTCTTTTTTTTGGAGTTTGTTTTTTTCTAATTGGAATTTCTGCTAATGCGCAATGTGCAATGTGTCGTGCGGCTTTAGGAGGAGATTCTAATACCAAAAAGGCTGAAGCTGTAAATGATGGAATTGTTTACTTAATGGTAATTCCTTATTTACTTGTATTAATAATGGGATATTTGATTTATCGAATGTATTCTAAAAAGAAAAAAGCAGTGTAATTACACTGCTTTTTCTTTTTTTATTTCAATCCGTTTACTGAGACATTTACCGTTCCGTTTATTTTGATAAAGGCTATAATGGCCTGATTGGTTAACTGTATTTTGTCAAACTGAATATCTTCCATTTTTCCGTTAACAAATACTCCAGGCATCGGCGAATAGTTTTTTAAGTAACCTGCCATGCTTTTTTTGCCTTCTTCCAAATTTGGTTGAATGGAATAGCGGCAACTTTCTTCCATTTTTCTTAGAATATATCCTTGTGCCAGCCAATTTGCTGTACGCATCAATTTGCTTTTGGTATCTAAGACGTAATCTAGCTTTTCAAAATAAATCTCTTTTGTTTGTGCATTGTATGAAGGAAATCCATTTAAATAAAGGGTTCCGTTAATAGATCCTAAAACGTCTAAAGCAATGACCATTTTGCCGTCTTTATGCCAAATTGAAACATTTTTTACGGTTACTTTTTTGCTTCCAGAACCAAACTCCTGATCTGCAAAATTCTTGGTCATAATCTTTGATGCATCTATATAGCTCGAAATGGCTGCAATATTAGCAGAAATCTGATTTGGGATTTTAGCAACAGGTTTTAGAGCAATTTTGTTAGCATTATATTTTGATTCTGGCTGTTTTCCAACTATGGTTTCCATATTGCATTTCATTCCCATATCAAGTAAGAAAGAATCGTTTTTTAGTTTTGCGTTTGTAGAGTAAATTTCGATAGGAACAATTCGCAACCAGCTTTCGTATGTATCACTCATTTGAAAAGGAGTAGAGATTTTTTCGACAGCCTGAAGAACGTTTGGTTTAAAATCCATTGATTTTTCAATTGCTCCATCGATTTCTTTTTCCAGCTGGTTTTTAAAAATAGAAATAGCTGGATTTATTAAGTAAGTAATCGGCATGTTTTTGCCAAATACAGTCATTGTTGGACTTTCGTTCCAATTTAGAGACTTAAACTCTGTTTTTGTTGTTAGTTTCCAATTGGTAAGAGTGGTTTCACTAGATAAAGTTATAACTCCGTTTAAGTTAAATTCTCTAACGTCGTACAGCTCTATCCCCATTTTTTTTGTTCCGATTCGATATTTGATATTCGCTTTA
The Flavobacterium humidisoli DNA segment above includes these coding regions:
- a CDS encoding DUF420 domain-containing protein; translated protein: MEDNTLEKKYNKFIIAVSIVIPVVVAILFGVKLKDFGFNVEPLSFLPPIYATTNGITAVVLVLAVMAIKRGNQKLHERLMTFAIALSVAFLVMYVAYHMTSDSTKYGGEGVLRYVYFFILVTHILLSIAIIPLVLITYVRALAKRFDRHRKIAKITFPLWLYVAVTGVVVYLMISPYYVH
- a CDS encoding DUF4403 family protein, yielding MKLTSIITMFSALAVLTSCSSTSKLETLKPEPDDASPLVYDSSPSFINLPITIKLSDIENQTNTLLNGLIYEDNNIQDDDIEMKIWKQAPIKIQNDPSNPNKRIRTILPLKANIKYRIGTKKMGIELYDVREFNLNGVITLSSETTLTNWKLTTKTEFKSLNWNESPTMTVFGKNMPITYLINPAISIFKNQLEKEIDGAIEKSMDFKPNVLQAVEKISTPFQMSDTYESWLRIVPIEIYSTNAKLKNDSFLLDMGMKCNMETIVGKQPESKYNANKIALKPVAKIPNQISANIAAISSYIDASKIMTKNFADQEFGSGSKKVTVKNVSIWHKDGKMVIALDVLGSINGTLYLNGFPSYNAQTKEIYFEKLDYVLDTKSKLMRTANWLAQGYILRKMEESCRYSIQPNLEEGKKSMAGYLKNYSPMPGVFVNGKMEDIQFDKIQLTNQAIIAFIKINGTVNVSVNGLK